The following DNA comes from Quercus robur chromosome 1, dhQueRobu3.1, whole genome shotgun sequence.
GTTTCAccacccctaaaaaaaaaagtgtttttaccATTCTAATTTGCATTGTAACAATGGCCATAAATATTGTCAAACTTAagtttcacccaaaaaaaaaaaaggttttaacgAAATCTTTGATTTTatgtattataatttataaatgaatTTTTGCAAAACTAAGTTTAGAATCAATAAATAGATGATTTTCTAGATTTTaattaaactttgaatttttttgataagattatagaaattaatttgatatgtattaaaaaacagttgttttgcttcttttcttaatttatcCTAAAACACCGATTCCTTCTCTACGACTCCATCAATTGAGCTGCCTTTATATTCTCATCTTCTCTCAAAAAACTCCGAAAGGCatgcacataaaaaataaaaaataaaaaaaattacatatagcAGGTGCATCTGGGTTTGTGTCTCTCCGAGAGAGAGAATGGAGGACAAAAGGACCCATGAATTGCCTGAATTATATGCACCGAATGGAGGAGAGGGGCCTTATAGCTATTCTCAAAACTCCAGTTATCAGGTATTCTTTAAtatttagaactttttttttcttctgttttccATCCATTCATTGGTGTGTTTGTTGAAGCATCAACGCCTTGTATGAAATCTGTTGGaaactaaattaatttataCTGCCTGCTTCATAGCAATCACTTGTAATTTCCAAGCACAGTGGACCAAGTTACTTTCCTATGAAAGTCAATAACTATTTTCTACACAGAACCTGGGATGAGTAATTGAAAGTActgtttaataaaaatatttgcaGAAGATGAGCATCTTTACGTAACATTATCCTGAGAGAATATGGAGGAAATAACAATTTGAGGGCATGACAATCTtttaatataaaagcaaagaaagtcGTACTCAGTGCATAAAACTTTCATTTTTGCGAAGTATAGGCGAGGTGATTGAATGTTGGAAGTATTGTAATATTGATTactcaaaattcttttatttcatttcctAGAAAATTACATTCCGAATCTAGCTTATGTTAGAATTCTTTGTCAAATTTAGGATAATGCAGccaatcaaaatatatagtgaTTTTCATGGTTCTAATTATGATAATCACCCCTTGTTCTGCAGAGAGGAGTTGTGGAAGCTGCCAAAGAAAAAATCAACGAGGCTATAGCCAATCACTTTGACATCCAGACCTTTTGTGGTTCTAAAAACCCAGTTTGTATAGTAGATTTGGGTTGTTCTACAGGAGCCAATACCTTCATTACAGTGCAAAGCATAGTAGAGGCTATAAAACTCAAATGCAAATCAAAAGGAGTAAATGCTCAAATCCCAGACTTTCTAGTGTTCTTTAATGACAATGTCTCCAATGATTTCAATACTCTGTTCAAGTCCCTCCCTCCCGATAGGCAATACTTTGCAGCTGGGGTACCGGGTTCTTTCCATGGTTGCCTGTTTCCCAAGGGATCTCTGCATTTGATTCACTCCTCTTGTGCGCTAAACTGGCTCTCCAAGATTCCCATTGAGGTTATGGATGAAAGTTCTCCTGCATGGAATAAAGGGAAGATTCACTACACAAATGCAACAAAGGAAGTTGTGGAGGCTTATGAAACTCAATTTGCCAAGGACATGGAGTCCTTCCTGTTTTCTAGAGCACAAGAGCTTGTGGTTGGAGGGTTACTAGTACTCTTTGTACCTGCTGTCCCTGATGTCATGAGCAATTCTGACACATTTACTGGTACAGAGCTAGACATTCTAGGATCTTGCCTAATGGATATGGCCAAAGTGGTAAGTAAGCAATTCCTCTCCATTAAACCAGGATGACTGATGCGATTGATAATTTAGTTGGCTTTTTTCCACACATTGGTTAGCAGGATATATAGCTAGGACACAATTTTCCTTTCCCCCACTACACTATGTGACAACTCAAATAGGTATTAAAGTGGAATTTTAATCAAATGGTTTTAATTAAACATGTGATAGGTTTTTTCCACGTACACATAGATAGTCTTATAAAATGTCATGTAATATTTTCAAGGAATCTCCTATAACCTGGTTTAGAGAAAAACTTTGTCCCAACTTAGTTCAACTTTCACCAAGTGGAATTGAGATATAAATTATCCATCCTAAACTATAATGGGACATTTACAACCTCAGAATTTGAGATCAATTTACAATTTATCTACTTTACAATTTATATCAATATTAAAATTAGCAAATTAAGGGACAATATTCACCAAAGTTATGAGAAATTGACACTAATTTTCCCACAATATGATACTTTGACTAGATTAGATGGTGGATATTAGATAGACATTGTGAATTAATCTCAAATAAGGGTGTTTATTGCAATATCTATATTCTAGATTAGAGTGTATATAAAAATGCCTTGTAAGTCAACACTAGACAACAGAAATTATAGGATGAAGGTTAGCATAGACTGTGGTTTTTACATTAGGTTATTAAGGCTGTTCTTTCTTGTAGGGATTAGTCGAGGAAGCAAAAGTGGATTCTTTTAATGTGCCAGCTTATTACACCCCCCCTAAGAAGTTGAAGGCATTGATAGAAAGAAATGGAAATTTCAGCATTAAGAGAATGGAAGAATTGAATAACCAGAAGAAGCATCTTATCTTGCAAAGCGCCTCACTGCGTTCCTTATACTTGAGAGCCGTATTGGAAGGAATAATTGGAAAACATTTTGGAAATGAGATCCTGGATGAGTTGTTTAATCGCTTTACTCACAAAGTTGAAGGATCCTCATTTTTCTTAAATCCAGAAACTGATAAATTAATCATATTGTTCATCCTTCTTGAACGCAACAATTAGATTTCATTGTTATTCCAGCCAAATAAATCTTATCATTTGTCATAAACGCATAATCTCTCATTGCAATAAGCTAAGAGCCTTGTacttgtagctcaattgattGACACCTTCtagtgtttctaaaaaaatccattattcaaatttctcttcCCCAATTATTGatgtatccaaaaaaattttaaaagaaaaaaaaaaaaaaaaaaagcctttgtGTATACAATTACCCACTTATTCGTATCTCTAAACTCTAATTTTGTAATCATTTGTAGAATCCtaacatttattttctttgatgttctatttttattcaaataagctagggacaataaaaatttacaacattCTCTAATAGAAAGAACACTTGAATTTTCCAATGCTTATTTGCACTGTTTATTAGATGCTAAACAATGGTTTCCACTGGTGAAAGAtcaatgtgaaaaaaaattaactaaattgaCATTGGTTTCCAATGAGTTCTAGCTCAAGAAGcactttcttttcccataagAATGGATGGGGGGTGAGGGTGCATGAGtaacttactttttcaaaaatgaagaaaaaaaaaaaaaaaaaaaaactagattgtACAAAATCTAAAGGTGATGTTGTGGATTTAAAGTCCCACCCACTCCTGTAACTTACCATTAAACAAAGGcaaacaaattttgaaacgtTTTACATGGTTCTTATAGGACTGCATGCTTCGTTTTATGATTGGACTGTATacaaatttcatttatttatgtttatgaaTATGATATCGTAATTATGCTCAATATACGTTTTAAATGCTTCAGTATTAATTGAAGTTGCTTTCATATTGATGGAAGTATATGtaattctcttttttattatcttgATGTGGATTAGCACAATGCTTGATACTCATGTTTTTGTCACtagtttatataatttttaataaattgattgAAGCATTTGCTTGAAAACCTAGGGACCCTGATAGATCATATTTAACCTAGGGAAATTGTGAAATATATGGTAACCAGATACATaggcatttgtaattttgtatgtGGTTAACTTCTTAATGATCATATGCAGTACATCCATACATGGATGGCACTCTACATTGCTTGTGCCTATGATACAGCTGACTATAGTTTGGTGATTGCTTAAATGATTGTCAatgttattagttattactattactaGTACTggtatcattattattattattattattattaccactattattattttggctgGGCCTAGGGGAAGTCAGGCTCACCCCTATAGGGATGAGCTGGAGGCTCCACTAGGCCATGAGGcctttggaaatttttattatttgctaaCATCTGTATTTGTCTCATTTAGTtctatatgaaaaattatgtgtCCTTGGGCAGAACAAAGAAAATCACCCTTGCAGCGTGCAACATATGAATATCTGAGACGAAAGATATTGGATGTATTTCCAGACCATCGGAAGGAAGCAGAGGATCATCTCTCGAAAGCTGTAAGTGAGAAGAAATTGTTAGTTTCAACAATGCcatgtcttgtagtgctccagttgaGTTCTTTTTCAAACTTGGCTGTTCCATGTTCCAGGTTAAGTTGAATCCAGCACTTGCAGATGCTTGGCTGTGTTTAGGCAACTGCATTTGGAAGAAGGGAGATCTATCTTCGGCAAAGAACCGCTTCACTCTTGCATTAAGAAAGGTTATCGCTGATATTGGATTTCTGTTGATCTTATCAACAGACCTTCCTTTGTgttttcatatcattttttttactgataagttttttttttcatatctgTTACTAAAAGATGGTCATAATTGTCTCATCCAGGGTCCTAACAAAAAAATACTTTGTCAGTTGTCCATGCTTGAAAGAAGAATGGCTCAAGGTTAAGTTGAATCCAGCACTTGcatagaaaggaaaaagagagcTATTAATGGGATAAATTGGAtagaaatttctattttttaagtGTACAAGTCAGAAGAGAAaccttatttttataattacccCTTCTGTAGGAACTGAGAATGAGGCAGAACTTGTCGAGGAAAGCATTCAACATGCAAAGGAAGCTATTACTTTGGATGTCAAGGATGGGAATTCTTGGTGTAAGAATTTTTAATGCTACCattatcacaatataaagacTTCGTATAAATGTGATATACATGTGACACATTGCAATACACATGACAATGTGGTATTGACTTAAAACATATAATttacttttgatttttggtCATCTTTGTTCTGGCTAGCTTCATTGTAATATAGCTGAAAAATTGCTCATCATGCTGCACAtgcatatatattatttatgggACAGAAGTACACAAATATGACGTCTCTTTCTACATTAAGCTGCTGTTATTATTTTCTAGTTACTAAGTTTTCTTGAAAATCTGACAGAATGCTTATTCATTCCATCTGCTTCTTTTTCTATATCCTGTAATATGGTTAATTTTATTGATAGACAACCTTGGAAATGCATGCCTTACAAGCTTCTTTGTGAC
Coding sequences within:
- the LOC126716362 gene encoding loganic acid O-methyltransferase-like; the protein is MEDKRTHELPELYAPNGGEGPYSYSQNSSYQRGVVEAAKEKINEAIANHFDIQTFCGSKNPVCIVDLGCSTGANTFITVQSIVEAIKLKCKSKGVNAQIPDFLVFFNDNVSNDFNTLFKSLPPDRQYFAAGVPGSFHGCLFPKGSLHLIHSSCALNWLSKIPIEVMDESSPAWNKGKIHYTNATKEVVEAYETQFAKDMESFLFSRAQELVVGGLLVLFVPAVPDVMSNSDTFTGTELDILGSCLMDMAKVGLVEEAKVDSFNVPAYYTPPKKLKALIERNGNFSIKRMEELNNQKKHLILQSASLRSLYLRAVLEGIIGKHFGNEILDELFNRFTHKVEGSSFFLNPETDKLIILFILLERNN